The genomic DNA CCTGGAAAGAAGGTTACAAGTATTATAAAGTTACAGTTAACATGTGCGACTCGATGTGTAATGCCATGTTCTTGCACCAACCAGTGAGTCACCTAATTGGCTCAAAATTGACATTTTACtcacttatttctgctttttgtcagtaaaaactgttttcaaaGGGATTTAGACTTAAATGAGAAAATTACTTTTACCTGAATCAACCTCATTATTCAACTTTAAAACAAGAATCACTAGCTGACTGTGTGTTCTTACGAGATGTAATAATAATGTTCCTTCATTTTgccaataaaatattaaaaagaattATATTTGACTTATATCCTCCCATTTCCTTCTGCAGGCCGCCTCTATCAGCATGTTTTGATCCCTCTGTTTTAGCCTTGTGGCACCATCAGACTATAACAGTGCAGCCACCGCACAACAGAGTGCAGCCATGAGTGCATTTCTGCTAAACATGCTCCCACAGACATCTCAGACTGTTATGGTAGAACTCAGCACCTGTCAGACCCTGAGTGACCAGTGCTCAACCccattaaagttaaaaataatgaGAAGCATGCTCCTAGTTTCCCTCCTGATCTGTTACCTTCAGGCTCAGACACTGTGGACTTCCTTCCTTGCCACTTGTTTTCTGGGTTCTACAGAAGTTGATGTTTATTCTCAAGTTCATAAGTTTCCAACTCCACGATAAAACGCAGAACCACTGTGGTCAGAAGCGGACTTTGACTGAACATTCAAAAACAGCAGTCCACACTGAGAAGACTGCTGTGCAGGACAAACTGTTTTGAATCTATTTGAATCAGGTATGAATCACGATTTTCAAGGGCAAATTGTATGAAATGTTTACATCTGACTGTAATAATGAAGCTGTATGACACATACGTAACTACATACAGTCATCTGACTGCTTTAGTAGCATGACTTAATTATGCgcattctttatttttagttgacTAAAGCTACTTAAAATTGTGTCAACAGTAGTCAAAGAAACAACCAAAAAATACTTAGATATTAATCAATACTAGAAAATACTGGATTAACTCATTTGCTACAGTATTAGTACCAAAAGTGTTGGCTTCACCTTCTCAATCTGATATACAACTTCACACAGCACTACTTTCCCTTTAATGCTTCACAAACGCAGACAAGCAGGCACGCAGCCCCTCCCCACACTAGCAGCTGAAGTATTTGGCATTCACAACACCGAACAGCACTTTGGGAGGAAGTTCAAGAGGCCAGTAAAGCTCCCATTTCAACAAAACTGAAGCATTAAATAGTTAGCATAAAAGCTAACTTGGCTTCCAAATGTTCTACATTAACAGGAAAATATAATTATTTGTGTGTCATGTTTCTCTTACAGTCCCAGAGTGAAGCGAGACAAAAAACAGTGGCAGCCTACCAACTTTATTTGAGCAACGTTTACTTTATTGTCACtttattatttgtattgttttaatatttattttaaaaaaatattccaaGGACTTACGAGTAGATGTTTCTGTAAGCGTTCGTTCTTCTCAGCTTCAGTCATTCTCTCCTCCTCGCTGCGGTCCTTGTACGTGGCAGCAGCTGTTAACTCGGCGCTGGCTTCGGCGCTGCTCTCGTCATTCTCATCATGCTCGTTCTCTGCGTTTAAGGGCTCCTGTGGTACcatcactttgtttttaagCTCTTCTTTGGTCTTTTCCAGGTCCTCCTGCACTGTTGTAGCCTGAGcaaatatagaaataaaagtgaGGTGTTTTAGAAATTACCCTTATTTAATGTCTAATGAAAATGACAAAAGTTGGTGGGGGCTTAACTGATATTTCTGTATTACCGTTTATCCCACAGCATGTAGTAAAGGAGAAATGTACAGGCAGACCTATGCTACATGACCCATAGCCAGGCTCTTGGTTTCCTGTTTTGGTTTCTCTCCACCCAAGCTATATCTTGGATATTTTTATTAGGAAATCCATTCAGGAAATTCAATATAAAACCAAGTGCTTCTTGCCTGAGGTGCTATGAGTCAAAAACTAGCTATGAGAAAGACTGGAATTTCAACTACCATTTTTTCCAAAAATTCACACAATACTGAAACCACCAGTTTGCACAACTGGTTTTTCCAAGCCAGAAAATCACAATGGTTTAAAAAAGGTGAACAGGATTTCCCTCACACAAAGACATCCATCATCACTACAAACAGCATGAGTCACatgggctaaaaaaaaaaaagagagagcgagcaaaaaaagaaagggcTGGcacacaggatttttttttaccaaaaaaGACAAGAGGCAGGCTGGGAGAGTTTAATCCTCCCCCAAACCCACACAACAAAAAGACCCCAGGAATGCCTGTTGTGACTATGTCACAGAGGAGGGGCGATGTGACCAGCAGAACTCTGATTAACTTCTTCCTGCCATAGTTACACTGACTTCGATTATCAATGAACACAAAGGCTTTTAAGTCAAGGAGTTtgatcttttcttctttcttgcacttgtccatccatttttttttgctttttttttttgcttttccaattacATTTCCAAAATtactaaaataatatttttctgtcttcataGAAATGAGTCAAAGCTTCCTAGTTAGAGAACCACAAAAGATTAAGCATTAAGCATAACCTTTTTGTCTCAGTTCTcaccacaagatggcagtaaagcacaagtttcctttttttttttttcttttaactagAAAACCAGGAAGAACAAACTGAGTTCTGCAATTGCATATGCAAGTACCTGTTAACATGTTTTctataaaaacagcattttcttGCCTGTTCCACTATTGGCAGAGCCATATTTTTATGTTATCAGCTTTGAAACATAGCAAACTACAGAAAAGTCAAACCACACCTTCTGCTGCCACTCTAatgcttcttcttcctttttcttcttggCATCCTCCAGCAGGGAAATCTTGGAAGTCAAGTCAGCCAGCTCTGTGGCCTAAAAGAACATATTATATTTGAAGTATCAGTACACACATTATTGCAGTTTTTTAAGTGTCAATCACACTGACTAATCACACTGACTAACACACTAACCAGGTGCTCCTGGTTCTTCATCTGGTTCTCTGACTGCTGCAGCAGCGCCATCTTGGCATCCTCAGCACTCTTAAGATCACTCTCCAGGCGTTCAGCCTCCTCCTGAGCACGCTTCCTTTCCTGCTCCAACTCCAGAGCCCTCTGCGTTTGCTCCTCCAGCtctgtggacacacacacacaagcattaAAGGTAAGCATCATGTGAGGAAAACATTGTCATCATTCATTACAGGCAGCTTTTTTTGAACTCTGACAGGTTCCCCACCTTGCTGAGCTTTTCTCGTCTGCTCCTCGATCCGCTTTAACCTCTCCATCAAttcctccttctccttttcgatcttttccttttccttctctgcaagttctcttttcttcttttcattttctagcACAGCtctaatgaaaacaaaatcattACAGGATGATGGCTTAATGCATCACACGGAAATGTGTCAATAGCAGAGCAGATAACACCCTATTTTATAGAGTATTTGAAAATAAACCTAGTAATGTTTCTATAACTGTTACAATATCCTATAACAGACTGCTTTTATTATTGCGTCTTTGGAACAGAATTCACACAGTGCAACTGAATCCATGTGTAAAATATTtgtaggtttttttgtttggttccATTTCGCTCCTACCTCTCCATCTTCTTGAGATTCTTCTCCTCCCGAGCCTGCGCCTTCATCTGTTGCACTTCAATAGTGTCGGGCTTGCGGCGGCGCATGTAGAGCTCATGGTTACCCATACACAGAGCCAGAATACGCTTGTTGATGCGCAGCCTTGGAGCATAGAATACAAAGTCCTGTAATGGAAACATTTGAGACATTTAAAACGTCTTATTGTtacatgttattattattattattattattcttaaatataaataacataaCATTATGTTAGCATACAGGTGCTTTCTTGTCAATTGGTTTGATGACAAACTTCTTGTCGTTGAAGGAAATGTTTCTTATTTCACTCCATGGAAATCCAATTTTGGGCGTCATTCTGTCAGAGAACAAAAACACTTGGTCAGCACTGCACAGTGTGCCTTTTACGAAACACAAACCCTTCTGTGGAAACACTTACTTATCATTTTGTTCATAAATGTTGAGACCCAAAGCATCCACTCCCAACCACAGCTCTGTTCCCTTCTTATTTTTGATGTTGAAGTAATTGACTCCGTACATCTCGAGGTCCTGAGCAATTTTCAGATACTCCATCATGGATTCCTCTCTGTGGACAAATAAGACAACTTTTGCTGAAAGGAGCTTTCACAGTCAGAGCGTGGGGTGCTGTTTGCACTGTTCTAACCGGCTGCAGAGGCCAGAGCACAAACGCAGAGCTTTCAGGATGTGTGGTTGACTGGGTTGTATCTCTTTTTTAACCTTACCTGAACTATGAAACTTTAACTGATCGACAGAGCAACTGGGGAAACATATAATGAATCTAGGCTGTGTTTACTGTTTATCTACAACAAGGTAACCTGACTGTTGAAACACATATGGAAGCCAATAAAGGACATTCACTATTGTCTTCAATAAAGCATATACTAAAAATGTCAGTGGCACAAACAGTACTCAGATCACCAAACTGCAGTGACTCAAGGCCAGTGACAAACTTTCAGAGCACCTGTGAGTCAACACAAAGGCCGTGGTAACGCACTCTCTCAGCTAGCTCTATCTCAATTTCACGGAAATGACAGAAGAGGGAAGAAACTGTAGCAACAGAGAACAACGAGGTAATTCAACTAGGAATAACTTCC from Oreochromis niloticus isolate F11D_XX linkage group LG10, O_niloticus_UMD_NMBU, whole genome shotgun sequence includes the following:
- the msna gene encoding moesin a isoform X2; protein product: MPNWSSPFSPIQQESNSLTRVLDQHKLNKEQWEERIQVWHEEHKGMMREESMMEYLKIAQDLEMYGVNYFNIKNKKGTELWLGVDALGLNIYEQNDKMTPKIGFPWSEIRNISFNDKKFVIKPIDKKAPDFVFYAPRLRINKRILALCMGNHELYMRRRKPDTIEVQQMKAQAREEKNLKKMERAVLENEKKKRELAEKEKEKIEKEKEELMERLKRIEEQTRKAQQELEEQTQRALELEQERKRAQEEAERLESDLKSAEDAKMALLQQSENQMKNQEHLATELADLTSKISLLEDAKKKKEEEALEWQQKATTVQEDLEKTKEELKNKVMVPQEPLNAENEHDENDESSAEASAELTAAATYKDRSEEERMTEAEKNERLQKHLLALSSELANARDESKKTANDIIHADNMRAGRDKYKTLRQIRSGNTKQRIDEFECM
- the msna gene encoding moesin a isoform X1, with protein sequence MPKTISVRVTTMDAELEFAIQPNTTGKQLFDQVVKTIGLREVWYFGLQYQDTKGFSTWLKLNKKVTAQDVRKESPLLFKFRAKFFPEDVSEELIQDATQRLFFLQVKEGILNDDIYCPPETAVLLASYAVQAKYADYNKEVHKPGYLSSEHLLPQRVLDQHKLNKEQWEERIQVWHEEHKGMMREESMMEYLKIAQDLEMYGVNYFNIKNKKGTELWLGVDALGLNIYEQNDKMTPKIGFPWSEIRNISFNDKKFVIKPIDKKAPDFVFYAPRLRINKRILALCMGNHELYMRRRKPDTIEVQQMKAQAREEKNLKKMERAVLENEKKKRELAEKEKEKIEKEKEELMERLKRIEEQTRKAQQELEEQTQRALELEQERKRAQEEAERLESDLKSAEDAKMALLQQSENQMKNQEHLATELADLTSKISLLEDAKKKKEEEALEWQQKATTVQEDLEKTKEELKNKVMVPQEPLNAENEHDENDESSAEASAELTAAATYKDRSEEERMTEAEKNERLQKHLLALSSELANARDESKKTANDIIHADNMRAGRDKYKTLRQIRSGNTKQRIDEFECM